The Pseudonocardia broussonetiae DNA segment CTGCGCCGGTTCGCGACGCTCCCGCTGCTGCACCAGCCGGGCGAGCGCTGGACGTACAGCACCTCGGCCGACGTCCTGGGCGTGCTGCTCGCCCGCGCGTCCGGCACCCCCCTGCCCGACCTGCTCCACGAGCGCGTGTTCGCCCCGCTCGGCATGCGCGACACCGGGTTCCACGTCCCGCCGTCCTCCCTGGACCGCCTCGCCACGCTGCACCTGCCCGGCGGCGGGGTCTCCGACGACCCGGCCACCGGCGCGTGGAGCAGGCCCCCGGCGTTCCCGCAGGGGGCGGGCGGGCTCGTGTCGACCGTCGACGACTGGTTCGCCTTCAGCGAGGCCCTGCGCACCGGCGGCCTGCTGCCGCCCGCCGCCGTCGCCGCGATGACCCGCGACCAGCTCTCCCCCGGCCAGGCCGACGGGATCTTCCTGTCCGAGGGCTACGGCTGGGGCTACGGACTGGCCGTCCGCGACGACGGCCGCTACGGCTGGGACGGCGGCCTCGGCACCTCGTGGGCCATCCACCCGGGCAGCGGCGTGACCGGCGTCCTGCTCACCCAGGTCGAGTGGAGCCAGGGCCCGCCCGCGGTCTGGTGGGACTTCTGGAGGATCGTCGAGGGGTGACCTGTCGATCCGCCGGGTCGCCGTTCGTGCAGTAGGCAGAACCACCGGA contains these protein-coding regions:
- a CDS encoding serine hydrolase domain-containing protein; its protein translation is MTTSPLSALAPHVDSGEIPALVALVARGDDVHVEVRGRIAPDGPPLERDAVFRISSMTKPAVAAAALLLVGDGLLDLDGSVEPLLPELADRRVLRSIDADLDDTVRAHRAITVRDLLTFRMGFGLILAPPGEHPVQRALDALVLGQGRPGAEAPPGPDEWLRRFATLPLLHQPGERWTYSTSADVLGVLLARASGTPLPDLLHERVFAPLGMRDTGFHVPPSSLDRLATLHLPGGGVSDDPATGAWSRPPAFPQGAGGLVSTVDDWFAFSEALRTGGLLPPAAVAAMTRDQLSPGQADGIFLSEGYGWGYGLAVRDDGRYGWDGGLGTSWAIHPGSGVTGVLLTQVEWSQGPPAVWWDFWRIVEG